GCGGTGCGCTGATGGGGATCGCGGTGCTGATTCGTCCCAACGCGGTGCTGCTGCTGCCCGGATTCGCTGTGGCGGCTGCGATTCAGCTCGCGGGCGCGCGGCGCGCGTGGCTCGGGCCGGTGCTGATCGCGGCCGCGGCGTTCGTGGTCGTGCTGACGCCATGGACGCTGCGCAATCATCACGTCCACGGTCGCTGGTTCTTCGTCGCGAGCGGCGGCGGACGCGCCCTGTGGCTCGGCAACAACGAGCGGACGACCGGGCGCGCGGGCTCGATCATGCTGCCCGATTCTGCGTTTTCCGTCCGACTGGCGCGCGAACCCGACGAACTCGCGATGGATCGCGGCTTCCGCGACGAAGCGCTGGCGTGGATGCGCGAACATCCGGGGCGCGCGGTGGCGCTCTATTTCGTGCGACTCGGCAGTCTCTTCGCGCTCTACCCCGAGACCTACACGCGCGCCCCGTTCCTCGAGCATACCGCCCGGCTCGCTCAGGGCACGCTCACCGTCGTGGTGTTCGTCGGAGCACTGCTCGGTCTGATGGCGCTGTCGGGCTCGCCGATCCGCGCCCCGATCCTCGGCGCGATCGTCGGCTTCGCGCTGGTGAATGCGATGTTCTTCTGCGTGCTGCGCTATCGAATGCCGTTCGAGCCCTTGCTGCTGTGGCTCGCGGGTCACGGCTGGGCGAGCCGCCTGTGGCGCCCGCCCTCGATCGGGAGCTGACGATGTGCGGCATCGCCGGAGTCTTCGATCCCGCGGGTGGACGACCCGCAGCCGAGTGGCTGGATCAGGCGTGCGCGCGGCTCGCCCACCGCGGGCCCGACGACGACGGCGTGCATCTCGAAGACGGCGTGGGTCTGGCCTTTCGACGCCTCGCGATCGTGGATCTCGCGACCGGCGCACAACCGCTCTCGAACGAAACCGGCGACGTGTGGATCGTATTCAACGGGGAAATCTACAACCACGTCGAATTGCGGCGCGAGCTCGAGGGCCATGGCCATCGCTATCGCACCCTCAGCGACACCGAGAGCATCGTGCACGGCTACGAGCAGTGGGGCGACGCGGTGGTGGAGCACTTGCGCGGCATGTTCGCGTTCGCGATCTGGGATCGGCCGCGGCGGCGCCTGCTGTGCGCGCGCGACCGGCTCGGCATCAAGCCGCTCTACTTCACACGCGCGCAGGGCCGGGTGCTGTTCGCTTCCGAGATCAAGGCATTGTTCGCGTTCCCGGGCGTCGAGCGCCGCGTGCGCGTACCGTCGCTGGTCGAACACCTCACGCTGCGCTACACCGCCGCGCCCGACACCCTGTTCGACGGCATCGAGAAGCTGCCGCCCGGCCACCTGCTCATCGCGGAGGCGAGCGGGATCACCACGCGCCGCTTCTGGGATGTGGCGTGGGAGCCCAAGCTCGAGATCGGCGAGGCGGACGCGCTGACCGAGGTCGAGAGCCGGTTACGCGAGGCCGTGCGGCTGCGTCTGATGAGCGAGGTTCCGCTCGGAGCGTTGTTGTCGGGCGGCGTCGATTCGAGCCTGATCGTTTCGTTCATGAGCGAACTCGTCGATCGCCCGGTCCAGACCTTCTCGGTCGGATTCGATGCTCCGGGTCCCTACAGCGAGCTGCCGTTCGCGCGCCGCGTGGCCGAACACTGCCGCACCGATCATCGCGAGATCATGGTGACCGCCGCCGATCTGTTGCGTGAACTTCCACGGCTGGTCTGGCATCAGGACGAGCCGCTTTCGGAACCCGCTGCGATCCCGACCTATCTGGTCTCCCAGCTCGCGCGCGAAACGGTCACCGTGGTGCTGACCGGTGAAGGTGGCGACGAGCTGTTCGCCGGATACCCCAAGTACGCCGTCGAGCCGTGGGCGCGCACGCTGAGCCGCTGGCCCGCTGCGCTGCGATCGGTGGTGCTGGACGGATTCGTCGACCGGCTGCCGTTCGGATTTCGCAAGCTCCAGGTCGTGGCACGCAGCGCGCGGTTCCGTGACGAAGCCGAACGCCTCAGCTCGTGGTTCGCGGGCTTCGCAGGCGAGGAGCGTCGCCGGCTGCTCGCGCCCGAACTCGCCGTACACGATCGCGCCGGCGCTGCCGCCTTCGGACGCATGCTGGCCGAGACCACCGCGCGGCGGCCGCTCGATCGCATGCTCGATGTCGACCGGCGCCTGTGGCTCCCCGACGACCTGCTGATGAAGATGGACAAGATGAGCATGGCGGCATCGATCGAAGCGCGGGTTCCGCTGCTCGATCACCCGCTGGTCGAGTGGGCGGCGCGCCTGCCGGATCGACTCAAGGTGCGCGGACTGACCGGCAAGTGGCTGCTCAAGCAGCTCGCCTATCGGCGCCTGCCGCACGAGATCATCGATCGGCCGAAGGTCGGCTTCACGGTGCCGCTCTCCCCGTGGTTTCGCGGACCGCTGCGCGAGCTGGTCGCCGACACGCTGCTGTCCCCGACCTGTCTCGGGCGCGGCTACTGGCGCCCCGATGCGCTGCGCGCGGTGGTCGAGGATCACCTCTCCGGGCGCCGCGACCGCGCGCGCGAGCTGTGGACGCTGCTGACGCTCGAGTTGTGGCACCGCAACTTCATCGATCGCGTGCCCGAGCCCGCGGTTCCGTAT
The sequence above is a segment of the Candidatus Eisenbacteria bacterium genome. Coding sequences within it:
- the asnB gene encoding asparagine synthase (glutamine-hydrolyzing), which produces MCGIAGVFDPAGGRPAAEWLDQACARLAHRGPDDDGVHLEDGVGLAFRRLAIVDLATGAQPLSNETGDVWIVFNGEIYNHVELRRELEGHGHRYRTLSDTESIVHGYEQWGDAVVEHLRGMFAFAIWDRPRRRLLCARDRLGIKPLYFTRAQGRVLFASEIKALFAFPGVERRVRVPSLVEHLTLRYTAAPDTLFDGIEKLPPGHLLIAEASGITTRRFWDVAWEPKLEIGEADALTEVESRLREAVRLRLMSEVPLGALLSGGVDSSLIVSFMSELVDRPVQTFSVGFDAPGPYSELPFARRVAEHCRTDHREIMVTAADLLRELPRLVWHQDEPLSEPAAIPTYLVSQLARETVTVVLTGEGGDELFAGYPKYAVEPWARTLSRWPAALRSVVLDGFVDRLPFGFRKLQVVARSARFRDEAERLSSWFAGFAGEERRRLLAPELAVHDRAGAAAFGRMLAETTARRPLDRMLDVDRRLWLPDDLLMKMDKMSMAASIEARVPLLDHPLVEWAARLPDRLKVRGLTGKWLLKQLAYRRLPHEIIDRPKVGFTVPLSPWFRGPLRELVADTLLSPTCLGRGYWRPDALRAVVEDHLSGRRDRARELWTLLTLELWHRNFIDRVPEPAVPYHPPARAHAGAR